One region of Diabrotica undecimpunctata isolate CICGRU chromosome 6, icDiaUnde3, whole genome shotgun sequence genomic DNA includes:
- the CCT3 gene encoding T-complex protein 1 subunit gamma yields the protein MFGGGRAPILVLSQNTKRESGRKVQLENINAGKQIADVIRTCLGPQAMLKMLMDPMGGIVMTNDGNAILREITVQHPAAKSMIEIARTQDEEVGDGTTSVIVLAGEMLVAAEQFLEQHIHPTIIIRQYRQALEDMIQLLEGPLSIPVDRNDKNALAQVVKGCIGTKFISKWSDLAVNIALDAVNTVLLEENGRTEVDIKRYAKVEKIPGGSIEESKILKGVMLNKDVTHPKMKRYIQNPRIILLDCALEYKKGESQTNVEITGDTDFTKLLELEEEHVKRQCDDIIALKPDVVFTEKGVSDLAQHFLLKAGITAIRRVRKSDNNRIARACGATIVNRTEELQESDVGLGAGLFEIKKIGDEYFCFVVECKNPKACTILLRGASKDILNETERNLQDALQVARNIILSPRLVPGGGAIEMAVAQRLMQKATHGPYRALAHALEIIPKTLTQNCGANTIRTLTALRAKHANHTDVTKPCLWGIDGETGELVEMDKKELWEPLAVKLQTYKTAIETAILLLRIDGIVSGSKKKGGNEPPTPSQMQQQEARGDAE from the exons atgtttggtGGAGGACGTGCCCCTATTTTGGTGTTAA GTCAAAATACCAAACGAGAATCCGGCCGAAAAGTTCAGCTGGAAAACATCAATGCCGGAAAG CAAATCGCGGATGTGATAAGGACATGCCTTGGTCCTCAAGCTATGTTAAAAATGCTTATGGATCCAATGGGAGGTATTGTGATGACTAATGATGGCAATGCTATTTTACGTGAAATTACAGTACAACATCCAGCTGCTAAAAGTATGATTGAAATTGCAAGAACACAAGATGAAGaa GTTGGAGATGGTACTACCTCAGTAATTGTCTTAGCAGGAGAAATGTTAGTGGCAGCTGAACAGTTTTTGGAACAACACATTCACCCAACAATCATAATTCGCCAGTACAGACAAGCACTTGAAGATATGATCCAGTTATTGGAAGGTCCATTGAGTATACCAGTCGATAGAAATGATAAAAATGCTCTTGCACAAGTT GTTAAAGGCTGCATTGGTACAAAATTCATAAGTAAATGGTCAGATTTAGCAGTAAATATTGCTTTAGATGCAGTAAACACAGTATTATTAGAAGAAAATGGCAGAACTGAAGTTGATATCAAGAGGTATGCCAAAGTTGAGAAGATTCCTGGAGGATCTATTGAAGAGTCTAAAATTTTAAAAGGTGTTATGCTTAATAAAGATGTAACACATCCCAAAATGAAAAGATATATACAG aatccgagaataatacttttggaTTGCGCGTTAGAATATAAGAAAGGGGAATCTCAGACAAATGTAGAAATCACGGGAGACACA GACTTCACCAAACTATTAGAACTGGAAGAGGAGCACGTTAAGCGTCAATGCGATGACATAATCGCACTCAAACCCGACGTCGTCTTCACAGAAAAAGGAGTGTCCGATTTGGCGCAACACTTTTTGCTGAAAGCCGGTATTACCGCTATCAGACGTGTACGAAAATCTGATAATAACAGAATTGCCAGAGCCTGCGGAGCCACGATTGTTAACAGAACTGAAGAGTTACAAGAAAGCGATGTTGGTTTAGGAGCTGGACTCTTCGAAATCAAGAAAATTGGGGATGAGTATTTCTGCTTTGTGGTTGAATGCAAAAATCCAAAG GCGTGTACAATTTTACTCAGAGGTGCCAGTAAAGACATTCTCAACGAAACTGAAAGGAATCTACAAGACGCTCTACAAGTCGCCAGAAATATTATCCTATCTCCCCGTTTAGTGCCCGGAGGTGGCGCCATAGAAATGGCTGTAGCTCAACGTTTGATGCAGAAGGCGACGCACGGACCTTATAGAGCTCTTGCACACGCTTTAG AAATTATTCCAAAAACTCTTACTCAGAACTGCGGAGCTAACACCATCAGAACGTTAACTGCTTTGAGAGCGAAACACGCCAACCACACAGACGTTACCAAACCATGCCTTTGGGGTATCGATGGCGAAACTGGAGAACTCGTGGAGATGGACAAGAAAGAATTGTGGGAGCCTCTAGCT gtCAAACTACAAACATACAAAACCGCTATAGAAACTGCCATTCTCTTACTTCGCATCGACGGCATCGTATCTGGCTCCAAAAAGAAGGGGGGCAACGAACCACCGACTCCTAGCCAAATGCAACAGCAAGAAGCTAGAGGAGATGCTGAATAA
- the pasi1 gene encoding uncharacterized protein pasi1, with translation MVLVNSCWSPCIWTDNLRSGCNAIAYYTGAMSVVLTTFVIFNMAGGDSTQLYNPLFEADVRLSMQVVGAFIILYFVLLVASAVSLVYGIREMVRGFMVPWMISFGFAILFQLVFGMWLIGGYYIYLETVLYAIVIWCWMGYNVYCWIVVYSQYKVIKKLQSPNIELLWP, from the exons atggtCCTAGTAAATTCCTGTTGGTCTCCATGCATTTGGACTGATAATCTGAGATCAGGTTGCAATGCAATTGCATATTACACTGGAGCAATGAGCGTTGTTTTAACGACTTttgttatatttaacatggcAGGTGGAGATTCCACACAGCTATATAATCCCTTATTTGAAGCTGATGTGAGATTGT CTATGCAAGTTGTGGGAGCTTTCATCATACTCTATTTTGTATTGCTGGTCGCATCAGCTGTTTCACTGGTGTATGGTATAAGAGAAATGGTAAGAGGTTTTATGGTGCCATGGATGATTAGTTTTGGATTTGCTATTTTGTTTCAACTTGTGTTTGGCATGTGGCTGATTGGAGGATATTATATTTAT ctTGAAACAGTACTCTATGCCATCGTTATATGGTGTTGGATGGGCTATAAT GTTTATTGTTGGATTGTAGTTTACTCCCAATACAAGGTGATAAAGAAGTTGCAGTCTCCCAATATTGAACTGTTGTGGCCTTAA
- the Non1 gene encoding nucleolar GTP-binding protein 1, which yields MSNMYNFKKIAVVPTAKDFIDIILSKTQRKTPTVVHKQYKITRIRAFYVRKVKFSQQSFHDRLTQILTEFPKLDDVHPFYADLMNVLYDKDHYKLALGQLNTARHLIDNVAKDYCRLLKYGDSLYRCKQLKRAALGRMATIMKRQAANLSYLEQVRQHLARLPSIDPYTRTIIICGFPNVGKSSFINKITRADVEVQPYAFTTKSLYVGHTDYKYLRWQVIDTPGILDHSLEERNVIEMQAVTALAHLRACVLYFLDLSEQCGHNLDEQVKLFESIKPLFANKPLLLVANKCDIIKLDELPKEKRKVLKEIEEDKQLTVIEMSTVDDTGVMEVKTEACEKLLSFRVDQKMRSKKVDGVLNRLHVATPKPRDDKARPPCIPESVLAKKQLLGEKRKRKLERDIEIEEGDDYVLDLKKHYVDIPEEERHDIIPEFWEGHNIADYIDPEIFEKLAELEKDEEFREETGMYVVPKIELDDTMKEIKKLALQIRHKKAIIKDEARVNKQSRKPVMPRTAGAKVRGRSASRLRENMAELGVDLSDNEDAHYMNTKQRSRSMGPPTKKMRMEVSDSTSLNRSRSLSKPPRNEMGVKDVAMKKKLAKIAHRAIAKKVKKMGLKGEADRFIGNKMPKHLFSGKRGVGKTDRR from the exons ATGTCTAAtatgtacaatttcaaaaaaataGCTGTAGTTCCTACAGCAAAG gactttatagatattatattgTCAAAAACACAAAGGAAAACACCTACAGTAGTCCACAAACAATATAAAATCACAAGAATAAGGGCTTTTTATGTGAGAAAAGTTAAATTTTCTCAACAAAGTTTTCATGATAGGTTAACACAAATTTTGACTGAATTCCCCAAACTGGACGACGTCCATCCCTTCTACGCCGATTTGATGAACGTTCTGTACGACAAAGACCATTACAAATTAGCTCTGGGTCAATTAAATACAGCGAGGCATTTAATTGACAATGTAGCTAAAGATTATTGCAGACTTTTGAAGTATGGAGACTCACTTTACAGGTGCAAACAGCTTAAAAGAGCTGCTTTGGGGCGTATGGCTACCATCATGAAGAGACAAGCCGCTAATTTGTCTTATTTGGAACAAGTTAGACAACATTTGGCGAGATTGCCTTCCATTGATCCTTATACAAGAACTATTATTATTTGCG gTTTCCCAAATGTCGGCAAGTCCTCGTTCATCAACAAAATCACGAGAGCCGACGTTGAAGTTCAACCATACGCATTCACAACAAAATCGTTGTATGTAGGGCACACAGATTACAAATATTTGCGTTGGCAAGTCATCGACACGCCTGGTATATTGGATCATTCTCTCGAAGAAAGAAATGTTATTGAAATGCAGGCTGTTACAGCCCTGGCACATCTTAGGGCttgtgttttatactttttggatCTGTCTGAACAGTGTGGACATAATTTAGATGAACAA GTAAAACTTTTTGAATCAATCAAACCATTATTCGCTAACAAACCTCTTTTGCTTGTTGCAAATAAATGTGACATTATCAAATTAGACGAATTGccaaaggaaaaaaggaaagttCTTAAAGAGATTGAAGAAGATAAACAATTGACTGTTATAGAAATGTCAACAGTTGATGACACTGGTGTGATGGAAGTTAAGACTGAAGCTTGTGAGAAATTGTTGAGCTTCCGAGTCGATCAAAAGATGAGATCCAAAAAG GTTGATGGTGTACTTAATCGTTTACATGTAGCTACACCTAAGCCCAGAGATGATAAGGCTCGTCCTCCTTGTATCCCCGAAAGCGTTTTAGCCAAGAAACAATTGTTAGGAGAAAAACGTAAAAGAAAACTTGAAAGAGATATTGAAATTGAAGAGGGAGATGACTATGTTCTGGATCTTAAGAAACATTATGTCGATATACCAGAAGAAGAAAGACATGATATCATACCAG AATTTTGGGAAGGTCATAACATTGCTGATTACATTGATCctgaaatttttgaaaaattggcAGAATTGGAAAAAGATGAGGAATTCAGGGAAGAAACTGGTATGTATGTGGTACCTAAGATTGAACTGGATGACACCATGAAAGAGATTAAGAAATTGGCTCTCCAAATTAGACATAAAAAGGCTATTATTAAGGATGAGGCGAGGGTTAACAAGCAAAGTAGGAAACCTGTTATGCCAAGAACAGCTGGAGCTAAG GTTAGAGGAAGATCAGCTTCAAGACTTCGTGAAAACATGGCTGAATTGGGTGTTGACCTTTCTGACAATGAGGATGCTCATTACATGAATACTAAGCAAAGAAGCAGATCCATGGGTCCACCAACCAAGAAGATGAGGATGGAAGTAAGCGACAGTACCTCTCTCAACAGATCAAG ATCTTTGTCGAAACCTCCAAGGAATGAAATGGGTGTGAAAGATGTCGCCATGAAGAAGAAATTGGCCAAGATTGCTCACAGAGCTATAGCTAAGAAGGTCAAGAAGATGGGATTGAAGGGTGAAGCAGACAGGTTCATTGGTAACAAAATGCCCAAACATTTGTTCTCAGGAAAGAGAGGAGTAGGAAAAACAGACAGGAGATAA
- the ND-13A gene encoding NADH dehydrogenase [ubiquinone] iron-sulfur protein 6, mitochondrial translates to MVKMSQVKLLGQLSERILRQNIARPAVRCTSDWVPKEKETHTGQKWDSDDYRLSRFVDRPKHVNPNFAINLIDEVPPKPCKDRVVWCDGGSGPTGHPKVYINLDKPGNHTCGYCGLRFYREEHHH, encoded by the exons ATGGTAAAAATGTCTCAAGTAAAATTATTGGGCCAGCTTTCAGAGAGAATTCTTAGGCAAAACATTGCTAGACCAGCTGTTAGATGTACGTCTGATTGGGTACCTAAAGAAAAAGAAACACACACTGGACAG AAATGGGATTCCGATGACTACAGATTATCTAGATTCGTAGACAGACCAAAACATGTCAATCCAAACTTCGCAATTAATCTTATTGATGAAGTTCCCCCAAAGCCATGTAAAGATCGCGTAGTATGGTGTGATGGAGGTAGTGGCCCTACAGGTCATCCAAAAGTATATATCAACTTG gatAAACCCGGCAATCATACCTGTGGATATTGCGGATTGAGGTTTTATAGGGAAGAGCACCATCATTAA